A stretch of the Balaenoptera musculus isolate JJ_BM4_2016_0621 chromosome 18, mBalMus1.pri.v3, whole genome shotgun sequence genome encodes the following:
- the LOC118884191 gene encoding 40S ribosomal protein S24-like produces MNDTVTIRTRKFMTNRLLQRKQMVIDVLHPGQATVPKTEIREKLAKMYKTTPDVIFVFRFRTHFGGGKTTGFAMIYDSLDYAKKNEPKHRLARHGLYEKKKTSRKQRKERKNRMKKVRGTAKANVGAGKK; encoded by the coding sequence ATGAATGACACGGTAACTATCCGGACAAGGAAGTTCATGACCAACCGACTACTTCAGCGGAAACAAATGGTCATCGATGTCCTTCATCCTGGGCAGGCAACAGTACCTAAGACAGAAATTCGGGAAAAACTAGCCAAAATGTACAAGACCACACCAGATGTCATCTTTGTGTTCAGATTCCGAACCCATTTTGGTGGTGGCAAGACAACTGGTTTTGCCATGATTTACGATTCCTTGGATTATGCAAAGAAGAATGAGCCCAAACACAGGCTTGCAAGACATGGCCTgtatgagaagaaaaagacctcGAGAAAACAGCGAAAGGAACGcaagaacagaatgaagaaagtcAGGGGGACTGCAAAGGCCAATGTTGGTGCTGGCAAAAAGTGA